Sequence from the Metasolibacillus fluoroglycofenilyticus genome:
CACCCGCCTGTACTGGTATTGCGTCAAAGCCAATAACAGTCGTTGAATTTCCTACATTCATCATATAATCTGTGACATCTGTTTGGAAGCTCGGGCTTAATATACCTCCTGTTGAAGGTGTTAAACTATTTAACCCTTGCCCCACTGTTGTCACAGGAACAAGTGCATTTTGTGCTGCTGCCAACTCTGCTAATGCTAGATTAACTTCATCCTGTGTTGCATGTGGATTGTCTAACACATTTTGCGCTTGCAATAAGGCCGCTTGATAGTTTGTCCAAGTATTTGGTGTGTACTCACTAGCATTTAAACGAGTGCTTTCATCTACTTTGTTTTGTAATGCCGTTTTGTCTACCGTAATAATTGTAAATGTATGCTCTTTTATTGCCGTATTTGTACCGTCTGTTGCTGTCGCAATAATTGTGTACGTACCGTCCGGCAAATCTGTCGGTGGTGTAAATTCCCAAGTACCGTCCGAATTCACAATGACTGAGGCTGAATCGGCCGTTGCGATTACACGACCACCCGCATCCTTTAATTCAATTGTAACTGTTGATGGTGTCGTTATTGATGTCTGCACTGTACCGCTGATTGTTGGCTTTGAATTATTTATTATTTCAGCAGGTTGTGTAATAGTTAGTGCATCTTCATAGGAAACTGGTGTGATAGTATCTATCTTCAATGTTTTTGTCACTGGTGCAGATGTTTTACCATCTTTCTCAGCTATAATTTCTACATTGTAATCACCGTCAGGAAGGTCTGTATCTGGTGTAACGCTCCATTTTCCGTCGCTCCCCGCTGTTACTTCTAACGTAATCTCATCAGAAATTTTCACAGTCACCTTTGCACCAGGGGTTGCTGTTCCTGAAAATTCCGGTCTCGCTGTTGTAACTGTGTTGCCAGCTGGTTTTTCCACATTTAAAGCTAGCTGTTTATTGTCAATTGTTTTTTTGAAGTTTTCAACAGCTACACCATTTGTTCCTTGTATATTTCCTTGACTGTCATCATAATCAACAATGATTTCTTTATCGGTCACGTCTGTACCATTAGGCAATGTGATAATGACTTTTGTTGCATCGTCTGGGTCAACCTCAATTGCATTAGCGTCTAATGTAATTTGTTGACCGTCGATTTCTACTGTAAAGCCTTCTTCACCATCCGTTAGTTGAACTTCTTGATCAAATGTTAAAATAATTTGGTTGCCTTCAGCTGTTACTTGCTCAAGGTGCGCACTTTCAACTTCAGGTACTGGTGCAGCAATCGTAAAGAATGTTCCATCAGTAAGTAGGCTACTGTTTAGTGTAATTTCCCCATCTATTAATGGATAGAATAAATCATTTTCATCAAACTGATTGTCTGAACTTACAACTAAATATAACGGATACTTTGTTGCATCCTGTACTTTATCTACTGCCAAAGTGATAGTTGTATCATGCCAATTCGTCTTTTGAACTTTGTAAATACGCGCAATATGCTTTAGCTTTTCTTCATCTTTCTTTAACGAAGTAACAAAATTAGCTTCAGCACCATTATCACTGAATATGAAGAAAGATTTGTCATTTGCTATCGTATTTTGATTTTTAGCATTTGTTTCCTTAATCTCGCTACCTAATGCAATTGTGACATTCGCGTCGTCAATTTGAGCCTTCGATTGCTTTTGATTCAATGCTCCATTATCGTCACGTCCAATGCCTGTGATTCGGTTGCCGTAACCAATGTTACTAGTAGCCTCCCACATTGGTGAGCTATCGCTAGCAAGATAATCTATTAAACTATCATTATCGTCCTTTAATGTAAGACCATATTTTAAAGCCAGATAGCTGTTAACTCTCATTCGTTCATCGACTTCTAATTGACGATTAAAGAGAATTACTTCGGCAATCATGCCATTAAAACGGCTGGAATGACCTGCACCAATATAGTATCGACTTCCAGAAGTACTAGTAGTAAAACTCGGTGTATTATCTTTTTCTTCATGCAATTTACTTCCATTTAGTGAAAGTGTCCAATCATCCTGCGCACTCCATATGTTTAACATTGCCCCGTTTTTCAAGTCGTAATTATCAACATTAATAGTTAAACTATCTTCTCTACCAAAATATGTTGCTATGCTATTTCCTGTACCATATCTAGCTGTCGATCCTTTTCCACCGAGCTCCCAAGGAAATCCTGTATAATTTTCACTTGCTTGTACAGAAAATACTTCACGCGCTGAATCGTTTACATTAAATTCACTTGCAGAACGAGTATACATTACTTTGTTTGTTTGAAGTCCACCATTAAAATTCATACCATTTTCATTATAAGAAGTGAGCGCTTCTCTTACCCAAGGTTCATTATCAGCTAAATCAGTTACCGCAGTCACGTCATTTCCTTCAAGCTCTGCACTACGCTCCACATCTATCCAAGAGATTAAGCCATTACTTACCCCTCCTGGTGCAAGTACATTGTCAGCCGCCTTTACTTCACTAGTCGGTACTGCTACTGAAAGGCTGCTAGCGACAAGCATAACGGAAAGCGCTGTCGGAAGTGCTTTTTGCCACCAACTTTTTCGTTCTTTGTATGTTTCCATTTTTATCACTCCTACCTTTTTCTATATTCAGTTGTATTTACGTCCCTCCCCTTCATTTTTTATCCCCGACCTTCTCCGACATTACTATAAAGTGACTGAACAAAATCTGAAAAATGAGAGCACTCTCTTATAGTTTCGCTACTGAAAGAATTACCTTAAAAAACACAAAAAACTGCTGGCAGAGAATTCTCTAGCCAGCAGTCTTTCTTCTATTATATTACACCCAACCACGGAAGCGAGATGCTTCGGCAGTGCGGCGAACACCTACCATGTATGCAGCTAAGCGCATATTAATGTTGCGATTCGTAGCTGTTGTGTAGACGCTGTCAAAAGCATCTACCATTTTGCGAATTAATTTTTCACGTACTTCTTCTTCTGTCCAGTAGTAGCCTTGGTTGTTTTGTACCCATTCGAAGTAAGATACAGTTACACCACCAGCAGATGCTAGTACGTCTGGCACTAAAAGAATACCACGCTCTGTTAAAATTTTTGTTGCTTCTGCAGTCGTTGGTCCGTTAGCAGCTTCTACAACAATGTTTGCTTTAATATCGTGTGCATTATCTGCAGTAATTTGATTTTCAATAGCTGCAGGTACTAAAATATCACATTCTAACTCTAATAGCTCTTTGTTTGTAATCGTATTTTCAAATAGAGTTGTTACAGTACCGAATGAGTCGCGGCGATCTAATAAATAGTCGATATCTAAACCGTTAGGATCATGTAATGCACCATAGGCATCAGAGATACCAATAATTTTTGCACCTAAATCGCTCATGAATTTTGCTAGGAAGCTACCTGCGTTACCGAAACCTTGGATAACAACACGCGCTCCTTCAATATCAATACCACGTTTTTTTGCTGCTTCTTTAATAACAATTGTTACACCTTCCGCTGTTGCACGGTCACGTCCTTGCGAACCACCAAGTACAAGCGGCTTACCAGTGATGAAGCCTGGTGAGTTAAATTCGTCCATGCGGCTATACTCGTCCATCATCCATGCCATAATTTGAGCGTTTGTAAATACGTCTGGCGCTGGAATATCTTTTGTTGGTCCAACGATTTGACTTACTGCACGCACATAACCACGACTTAAGCGTTCGATTTCGCCCATTGACATTTGACGTGGGTCACAAATAACCCCACCTTTACCTCCACCATACGGTAAATCTACAATTCCACATTTCAATGTCATCCACATTGAAAGCGCTTTAACTTCCTCGTCAGTAACAGCTGGGTGGAAACGTACGCCACCTTTAGTTGGTCCTACTGCGTCATTATGCTGTGCACGATAACCTGTGAACACTTTCGTCGTACCATCATCCATTTTAACAGGGATGCGTACTTCTAACATACGAAGTGGTTCCTTTAGTAATTCATACATCGCTTCATCATAACCAAGTTTTTGTAACGCTTCTTGAATGACATCCTGTGTTGATGTAAATAGGTTTAAATTTTCAGCCATTATTAATTCGCCTCTTTAACATTTTTAATTGTTTTTTGATATCGCCAACATTGTAACATATTTCAACATAAATTTGTTTATAAAATTGTCACATTTTAAAAAGTCTTCAAGGAATTTTACGTATTCGCAAACATGACCTATGAATTTTACGCAAAATTCACTAATTTCACTACAAAACTTCGAAATTGAGCTTTACTTTTAAACACTGAAAATAGCGGGCATACCATTGTCTACCCGCCATTTTTCTAATCAATAACGCCTCGGCGTTATTGCGTCCAGATTTTTTCGAGCTTGTCAGTGGAAGTTAACCTAAAACCATCACGTCCTGTGACAACGGTTAACTAATCTGCAACATCCGCCGACACGATGTTGGTTGGTCACTCAGTCGTCGCCACAGAATGTGACGCTCTTAGACTGAGTTCCTCTTTTTCAACGGACATTTGAACACCCGCTAAATTATATTCATCCCACATTTGAAAAAATGGAGGATTTTTCTTGGAAAAAATTAAAGCATTTCTGAAGTTGTTTTCGCTTGCATGTGTAATTGTAAGTAGTCTGGACCACCTGCTTTTGAGTCTGTTCCTGACATGTTGAAACCACCAAATGGTTGGTAACCTACAATTGCACCTGTACAGCCACGGTTGAAGTAAAGGTTTCCTACGTGGAAATCCTCACGTGCTTTTTCTAGGTTAAGGCGATTATTTGTAATAACTGCACCTGTCAAACCGTATTCCGTATCATTCGCAATTTCGATTGCTTGATCGAAATCTTTTGCTTTTGCAATTGCAACAACTGGACCAAAGATTTCTTCTTTCATAATACGTGCAGACGGATCTACATCTGCAAATACAGTTGGATGTACGAAGTAACCTACAGAATCATCTGCTGTACCGCCAGCAACTAGACGTCCTTCGCCTTTACCAATTTCAATGTACTCTGTTACTTTATTGAATGCTGCTTGGTCAATTACTGTTGCCATGAAGTTCGATGGGTCTGCTGGGTCACCGATTGTTAACGCTTTTGTTAATTCTTCTACACGATTCACAACTTGCTCGTAAACATCTTCTACGATAACCGCACGTGAACATGCTGAACATTTTTGACCTGAGAAACCAAATGCTGATTTCACGATTGATTGAGCTGCTAATTCTAAATCAGCCTCTTTATCTACAACGATTGTATCTTTACCGCCCATTTCTGCGATGACACGTTTAATCCAAATTTGACCTTCGTTTAATTTCGATGCACGTTCGTTAATACGTAAACCTACATCACGTGAACCTGTAAAGCTGATGAAACGTGTACGTGGATGGTCTACTAAGTAGTCCCCAACTTCTGCACCGCTACCTGGCACATAGTTAACTACGCCTGCTGGTA
This genomic interval carries:
- the pruA gene encoding L-glutamate gamma-semialdehyde dehydrogenase; the encoded protein is MIPYKHEPFTDFAQQENKDAYLAGLKLVDSYLGQDYPLIIGGERITTEDKIVSYNPAKKTEVIGRVSKASRELAEKAMKIADETFKTWKKVDPAIRADVLFKAAAIIRRRKFEFSALLTKEAGKPWNEADADTAEAIDFLEYYGRQMLRIKNGQPVESRPGEYNRYDYIPLGVGIVISPWNFPFAIMAGTTVAAVVTGNTVLLKPASTTPVVAYKFIEVLEEAGLPAGVVNYVPGSGAEVGDYLVDHPRTRFISFTGSRDVGLRINERASKLNEGQIWIKRVIAEMGGKDTIVVDKEADLELAAQSIVKSAFGFSGQKCSACSRAVIVEDVYEQVVNRVEELTKALTIGDPADPSNFMATVIDQAAFNKVTEYIEIGKGEGRLVAGGTADDSVGYFVHPTVFADVDPSARIMKEEIFGPVVAIAKAKDFDQAIEIANDTEYGLTGAVITNNRLNLEKAREDFHVGNLYFNRGCTGAIVGYQPFGGFNMSGTDSKAGGPDYLQLHMQAKTTSEML
- a CDS encoding Glu/Leu/Phe/Val family dehydrogenase gives rise to the protein MAENLNLFTSTQDVIQEALQKLGYDEAMYELLKEPLRMLEVRIPVKMDDGTTKVFTGYRAQHNDAVGPTKGGVRFHPAVTDEEVKALSMWMTLKCGIVDLPYGGGKGGVICDPRQMSMGEIERLSRGYVRAVSQIVGPTKDIPAPDVFTNAQIMAWMMDEYSRMDEFNSPGFITGKPLVLGGSQGRDRATAEGVTIVIKEAAKKRGIDIEGARVVIQGFGNAGSFLAKFMSDLGAKIIGISDAYGALHDPNGLDIDYLLDRRDSFGTVTTLFENTITNKELLELECDILVPAAIENQITADNAHDIKANIVVEAANGPTTAEATKILTERGILLVPDVLASAGGVTVSYFEWVQNNQGYYWTEEEVREKLIRKMVDAFDSVYTTATNRNINMRLAAYMVGVRRTAEASRFRGWV
- a CDS encoding S-layer homology domain-containing protein, which translates into the protein METYKERKSWWQKALPTALSVMLVASSLSVAVPTSEVKAADNVLAPGGVSNGLISWIDVERSAELEGNDVTAVTDLADNEPWVREALTSYNENGMNFNGGLQTNKVMYTRSASEFNVNDSAREVFSVQASENYTGFPWELGGKGSTARYGTGNSIATYFGREDSLTINVDNYDLKNGAMLNIWSAQDDWTLSLNGSKLHEEKDNTPSFTTSTSGSRYYIGAGHSSRFNGMIAEVILFNRQLEVDERMRVNSYLALKYGLTLKDDNDSLIDYLASDSSPMWEATSNIGYGNRITGIGRDDNGALNQKQSKAQIDDANVTIALGSEIKETNAKNQNTIANDKSFFIFSDNGAEANFVTSLKKDEEKLKHIARIYKVQKTNWHDTTITLAVDKVQDATKYPLYLVVSSDNQFDENDLFYPLIDGEITLNSSLLTDGTFFTIAAPVPEVESAHLEQVTAEGNQIILTFDQEVQLTDGEEGFTVEIDGQQITLDANAIEVDPDDATKVIITLPNGTDVTDKEIIVDYDDSQGNIQGTNGVAVENFKKTIDNKQLALNVEKPAGNTVTTARPEFSGTATPGAKVTVKISDEITLEVTAGSDGKWSVTPDTDLPDGDYNVEIIAEKDGKTSAPVTKTLKIDTITPVSYEDALTITQPAEIINNSKPTISGTVQTSITTPSTVTIELKDAGGRVIATADSASVIVNSDGTWEFTPPTDLPDGTYTIIATATDGTNTAIKEHTFTIITVDKTALQNKVDESTRLNASEYTPNTWTNYQAALLQAQNVLDNPHATQDEVNLALAELAAAQNALVPVTTVGQGLNSLTPSTGGILSPSFQTDVTDYMMNVGNSTTVIGFDAIPVQAGATVTTTVNGQPGTLGQIPLQVGANTIVITVTDANGFVKRYTIIVYRAAYTGGGGTSTPTPTPSLEAPAETKTIIHVDLEVDGENPLEKTTVEIERTTHPDGRITDFVNLTPEQALEAVEKAKQIGNTIARIVIPDVQDVVAQTTVEVPKDALRILRDNGLDLEISTDNAHIAIPNSSMEGVEDNFYFRLVPVKKEDERQAIEARARAERVVREALQSNNVHVVARPMTIETNLPSRPVIVTLPLRGITLPAADAERQAYLNSLAVFIEHTDGEKKVVQPEVVTMHDGNIGLRFTVEKFSTFTIIQESEEGTHTAYIRGFEDGTFRPEENITRAQVARMIARILGYEEDTVINVAPFKDIPSTHFAASEIAFVKAAGIMDGDEKGNFNASNNITRAQMAKVVANFKKLHVEENIPLTFSDTKNHWAQWIIEANRDAGIISGYPDGRFAPNEAITRVQAVRMMNRMLERGPLYGVQNASFSDVPETHRAFMDIEEAARKHSYIVDENKHELFVK